The following are encoded in a window of Chitinophagaceae bacterium genomic DNA:
- a CDS encoding glycoside hydrolase family 127 protein gives MKKNILLISMIVTASVYAQQKDYALKEVDFTQVHLSDNFWLPRIEINRTVTIPASFERCENTGRVKNFVMAAAKKGKFCTRYPFDDTDIYKTIEGAAFSLATHPDKKLDAYVDSLIVIIKNAQEADGYLYTARTIDPVNVGNWVGKERWEKERELSHELYNAGHLYEAAAAHYLATKKRNLLDIALKNADLVCSVFGPGKRTVAPGHEVVEMGLVKLFRITGRQEYLATAKFFIDARGQYKGYDPKSTDVWKNGSYWQDDKPVLMQSEAVGHAVRAGYLYAAVADVAALTGNDSLTKAIDRIWENVVSKKLYVQGGIGAVGDGERFGANYELPNNTAYNETCASIANVYWNYRMFLLHGDAKYMDVLEKTLYNGLISGVGLDGKSFFYTNAMEIRNSFSHPDIERERSGWFECSCCPTNICRFIPAIPGYMYAQKGDDLFVNLFISSTADIVMNKIPVQVIQQNNYPWDGDLHFKINTAKASTFKIRIRIPGWVMNSAVPSDLYRFESGSNAKPGIKVNGEAVAYELENGYAVISRTWKKNDVMEVRLPMEVKRVTANEKIKNDIGKVALQRGPIMYCAEWADNNGKTSNIILPSASGFIAGFKPGLLNGVMTLRTEAPVVTVNNDESVTTERRSITLVPYYSWANRGKGEMTVWFPAWVKDVELLSR, from the coding sequence ATGAAAAAAAATATTTTGCTTATCAGCATGATTGTCACAGCATCCGTTTATGCACAGCAAAAAGATTATGCATTGAAGGAAGTTGATTTTACGCAGGTGCACCTTTCCGACAATTTCTGGCTGCCCCGGATCGAGATCAACCGCACGGTTACCATCCCGGCATCCTTTGAACGATGTGAGAATACAGGACGGGTAAAGAATTTCGTCATGGCGGCGGCAAAGAAGGGAAAATTCTGTACCCGCTATCCGTTCGACGATACCGATATCTACAAAACCATTGAAGGCGCTGCCTTTTCCCTGGCTACGCATCCCGATAAAAAACTGGACGCCTATGTTGATTCTTTGATCGTTATCATTAAAAATGCACAGGAAGCAGACGGCTATTTATACACTGCCCGAACCATTGATCCGGTGAATGTGGGCAACTGGGTAGGCAAAGAACGCTGGGAGAAAGAACGGGAACTGAGCCATGAATTATACAATGCAGGCCATTTGTACGAAGCGGCGGCGGCGCATTACCTGGCCACCAAAAAAAGGAACCTGCTTGATATCGCGTTAAAGAATGCCGACCTTGTTTGTTCTGTTTTTGGTCCCGGTAAAAGAACGGTTGCCCCCGGGCATGAAGTGGTGGAAATGGGCCTGGTAAAGTTATTCCGCATTACCGGCAGGCAGGAGTACCTGGCCACCGCTAAATTTTTCATTGATGCAAGAGGACAATACAAAGGGTATGATCCGAAAAGCACAGACGTCTGGAAGAATGGTTCCTATTGGCAGGACGACAAACCGGTGCTGATGCAATCGGAAGCTGTTGGCCACGCGGTAAGGGCGGGGTATCTATATGCTGCGGTGGCCGATGTGGCAGCACTCACCGGTAACGACAGCCTCACGAAAGCCATTGACCGGATATGGGAGAATGTGGTATCAAAAAAATTATACGTGCAGGGTGGTATCGGAGCCGTTGGTGACGGAGAACGCTTTGGCGCCAATTATGAATTGCCGAATAACACAGCGTACAATGAGACCTGTGCATCCATTGCCAATGTTTACTGGAACTACCGCATGTTCCTGCTGCATGGAGATGCTAAATACATGGATGTGCTGGAGAAAACCCTCTACAACGGGCTGATCTCGGGAGTGGGACTGGATGGAAAGTCTTTTTTCTATACAAATGCCATGGAGATACGTAACAGTTTTTCACACCCGGATATTGAAAGGGAACGTTCGGGCTGGTTTGAATGCAGTTGCTGTCCTACCAATATCTGCCGCTTTATACCTGCAATACCCGGTTATATGTATGCACAAAAGGGGGATGATCTTTTTGTAAACCTTTTCATCAGCAGCACTGCAGATATTGTGATGAATAAAATACCGGTGCAGGTAATCCAGCAGAATAATTATCCGTGGGACGGGGACCTGCATTTTAAGATCAATACAGCAAAGGCCAGTACATTTAAGATACGCATTCGTATTCCCGGCTGGGTAATGAACAGTGCTGTTCCGTCTGACCTGTACCGGTTTGAATCCGGCAGCAACGCAAAACCCGGAATAAAAGTAAATGGAGAAGCTGTGGCCTATGAACTGGAAAACGGCTATGCCGTAATAAGCAGAACCTGGAAAAAGAATGATGTGATGGAAGTACGGTTGCCGATGGAAGTGAAAAGGGTAACAGCGAATGAAAAAATAAAAAATGATATTGGTAAAGTGGCATTGCAGCGGGGTCCCATCATGTATTGTGCTGAATGGGCAGATAACAATGGAAAGACGTCAAATATCATCCTTCCTTCCGCTTCCGGCTTTATTGCCGGGTTTAAACCGGGCTTATTAAATGGCGTGATGACGTTAAGAACCGAAGCGCCTGTTGTAACGGTCAATAATGATGAATCGGTCACCACGGAAAGGAGATCCATAACCCTGGTCCCTTACTACAGCTGGGCCAACCGCGGCAAAGGAGAAATGACAGTTTGGTTCCCCGCCTGGGTTAAGGATGTGGAGTTATTAAGCAGGTGA
- a CDS encoding GIY-YIG nuclease family protein, which translates to MSLLYFMPFYVYIIYSPSLDQFYIGHTQSLEDRIFRHNNAGSKATKQALSMIF; encoded by the coding sequence GTGAGCCTTTTGTATTTTATGCCCTTTTATGTCTATATCATTTATTCGCCTTCACTTGACCAATTTTATATTGGGCATACACAGAGCCTGGAGGACAGGATTTTCCGGCATAATAACGCAGGGTCAAAAGCGACAAAACAGGCGCTTTCTATGATTTTTTAA